The Sorangiineae bacterium MSr11367 genome window below encodes:
- a CDS encoding ABC transporter permease yields the protein MTFHRLLSSPMVRAMLALVGMLLLGTLLHADGAFFHWATHRDMLRQISVCGIIACGMTLVVITGGIDLSVSSVLASSAVGFSLLTIHLQANPWLAIVLVLLAGALVGSITGVLVGRFAIQPFVVTLAAMVLLRGLAKRLSGGQKISTYVAASDRNVELPRIFELIDARVLGDEIAIVTVILFVCVAVSAFLLRRTRLGRYFYATGGNIEAARLSGVPVMRTLVLAYALSGLFAAVAGICQAAQEQQGDPETSVGYELQAIAIVVIGGTNLSGGRGGMGLTLAGALTIGYLQKILSINAVGEASRLMLTGIIIVCAVLLQRRK from the coding sequence ATGACGTTCCACCGTCTTCTGTCCTCTCCCATGGTCCGCGCGATGCTTGCTCTCGTGGGCATGCTCCTTCTCGGGACGCTGCTCCATGCCGATGGTGCCTTCTTCCATTGGGCGACCCACCGGGACATGCTTCGGCAAATCTCGGTTTGCGGGATCATCGCTTGCGGGATGACGCTCGTCGTCATTACCGGCGGCATCGATCTTTCGGTCTCGAGCGTCCTTGCCAGCAGCGCCGTCGGCTTTTCGCTCCTGACGATCCATTTGCAGGCCAATCCCTGGCTTGCCATCGTTTTGGTGCTCCTCGCCGGCGCACTCGTAGGATCGATCACTGGTGTATTGGTCGGGCGCTTCGCGATCCAACCATTCGTCGTCACCCTGGCCGCGATGGTGCTTCTTCGAGGACTCGCCAAGCGCCTCTCGGGCGGGCAGAAGATCTCGACGTACGTTGCCGCGTCCGATCGCAACGTGGAGCTACCCCGCATCTTCGAGCTGATCGATGCACGCGTGCTCGGAGACGAGATCGCCATCGTAACGGTGATACTCTTCGTCTGCGTCGCTGTCTCCGCCTTCTTGCTCCGACGCACACGACTGGGCCGCTACTTCTACGCGACGGGTGGCAACATCGAGGCGGCACGGCTGTCGGGGGTTCCCGTCATGCGGACCCTGGTCCTCGCATATGCGCTCTCGGGCCTCTTCGCGGCGGTGGCGGGCATCTGTCAGGCGGCCCAGGAGCAACAGGGCGATCCGGAGACGAGCGTGGGGTACGAGCTTCAGGCGATTGCCATCGTTGTCATTGGCGGTACCAACCTGTCAGGTGGGCGCGGTGGCATGGGACTCACGCTCGCGGGAGCCCTCACCATCGGGTACTTGCAAAAGATTCTCAGCATCAACGCTGTGGGCGAGGCAAGTCGCTTGATGCTCACGGGCATCATCATCGTATGCGCCGTTCTTTTGCAGCGACGCAAGTAA
- a CDS encoding sugar ABC transporter ATP-binding protein gives MQRQVHSRMPIRETVASLLEAKQISKSFGPNPALRDISFDVRPGEVHVLAGENGAGKSTLLDILSGIHTEFHGEIRVGGVVRRFRHPKDALRAGVAMVHQELSLIGSLSVSDNLFLGRERTGRFGLVDARRQTHEARALLRELDLDDVSEDELLERLPMSTQQLVEIARALAAKANVLLLDEPTSALREPEVLHLFDRIDALRRQGKGIVYVSHKMDEIYRLADRITVLRDGMLVGTKAASELPANELVRWMVGRELSSGKRANAVRRNVALKVEHLHIGGGGLPKADGRLAVDDVSFELRSGEILGLSGLRGSGASDILHAIFGDRSGRAAGIVCLPGRHDDKGEARIDLARDETSPAVAIRRGIMLLTNDRKGKGLVLDMDSNENASLASLPRYSSGGILRAGLETSAVTRAFLQLGLKGQIAAPVRLLSGGNQQKVVLAKCLLTEPQILLLDEPTRGVDVGAKTEIHALLAECAGRGMAIVLVTSELPELLRLADRILVLHRGRCTAEFTRSEATHEKIVHAAFGRGPLQGGPRCSTPGRRVVR, from the coding sequence TTGCAGCGACAGGTCCACAGTCGGATGCCCATCCGCGAGACCGTTGCGTCTCTTCTCGAGGCGAAGCAGATCTCGAAGTCATTCGGTCCCAATCCAGCTCTCCGCGATATATCGTTCGACGTGCGGCCCGGGGAGGTTCACGTTCTGGCGGGTGAGAACGGCGCGGGCAAGAGCACGCTGCTCGATATTCTTTCGGGCATTCATACCGAGTTCCACGGGGAGATCCGCGTAGGCGGCGTGGTCCGTCGATTTCGCCATCCCAAGGATGCACTCCGCGCGGGGGTCGCGATGGTGCACCAGGAGCTCTCCTTGATCGGCTCACTGAGCGTGAGCGACAACCTCTTCCTCGGACGTGAGCGCACCGGCAGGTTCGGCCTCGTCGATGCTCGCCGTCAGACGCACGAGGCTCGCGCGCTTTTGCGCGAGCTCGACCTCGATGACGTGAGCGAAGACGAGTTGCTGGAGCGCCTTCCCATGTCGACGCAGCAGCTCGTGGAGATCGCAAGGGCGCTCGCCGCGAAGGCCAATGTGCTCCTCTTGGACGAGCCGACGAGCGCGCTCCGCGAACCCGAAGTGTTGCACCTCTTCGATCGCATCGACGCCTTGCGGCGGCAAGGAAAGGGCATCGTTTACGTCTCGCACAAGATGGACGAGATCTACCGCCTCGCCGATCGGATCACGGTCCTTCGTGACGGCATGCTCGTGGGGACGAAAGCCGCCTCGGAACTCCCCGCGAACGAACTGGTCCGGTGGATGGTCGGTCGCGAGCTGTCCTCGGGCAAGCGCGCCAACGCGGTCCGTCGCAACGTCGCGCTGAAGGTCGAACACCTCCATATCGGTGGCGGCGGATTGCCCAAGGCCGATGGGCGGCTTGCCGTCGACGATGTCTCCTTCGAGTTGCGCTCCGGGGAGATCCTTGGACTGTCGGGCCTTCGCGGCTCCGGCGCGAGCGACATATTGCACGCGATCTTCGGGGACCGCTCCGGCCGTGCCGCCGGGATCGTGTGCCTCCCTGGACGGCACGACGACAAGGGAGAAGCGCGCATCGACTTGGCGCGTGACGAGACTTCGCCTGCCGTCGCGATCCGCCGCGGGATCATGCTCCTCACCAACGATCGCAAAGGCAAGGGCCTCGTCCTCGACATGGACTCGAACGAGAACGCGTCACTGGCGAGCCTTCCGCGCTACTCGTCGGGAGGTATCCTGCGCGCCGGGCTGGAGACCTCGGCGGTCACGCGCGCCTTCCTGCAGCTCGGGCTCAAAGGCCAAATAGCGGCACCGGTGCGCCTGCTCTCGGGAGGGAACCAGCAGAAGGTGGTCCTCGCGAAATGCCTTCTCACGGAGCCCCAGATCCTGCTCCTCGACGAGCCAACCCGTGGCGTCGACGTTGGCGCGAAGACGGAGATCCATGCCTTGCTCGCCGAATGCGCGGGCCGGGGAATGGCCATCGTCCTCGTCACGTCGGAGCTTCCCGAGCTCCTCCGTCTTGCGGACCGTATTCTCGTTCTTCACCGCGGTCGGTGCACGGCGGAATTTACCCGTTCCGAAGCCACGCACGAAAAGATCGTCCACGCCGCCTTCGGACGTGGCCCCCTCCAAGGCGGTCCCCGGTGCTCAACGCCGGGCCGTCGGGTCGTGCGATGA
- a CDS encoding cupin domain-containing protein, whose product MATSTCYLDDGSGITIPGEELAARELEIPADLRMKLSLLVPKGATYVRDMLFDEIYERLPKDPQVRINCFIAQIQPRAAVEWHIHNGAVFFVVLQGLITLQYEHGNEAHKTGDVYSEPIGVVHRGTNPHSHVPCVTFGLTATPVDRSPIVNVSAPTWARDDY is encoded by the coding sequence ATGGCCACGAGCACGTGCTATCTCGACGATGGCAGCGGAATCACGATACCTGGAGAAGAGCTGGCGGCGCGGGAGCTGGAGATCCCCGCTGACCTGCGAATGAAGCTTTCACTGCTCGTCCCGAAGGGAGCGACGTATGTACGCGACATGCTCTTCGACGAGATCTACGAGCGCCTGCCGAAAGACCCACAGGTCAGAATCAACTGCTTTATTGCCCAAATTCAGCCGAGAGCGGCGGTAGAATGGCATATCCACAACGGCGCGGTCTTTTTCGTCGTATTGCAGGGCCTCATTACGTTGCAATACGAGCACGGAAATGAAGCGCACAAAACGGGCGACGTGTACTCCGAACCCATCGGCGTCGTGCACCGAGGAACGAATCCGCATTCGCACGTACCGTGCGTGACGTTCGGCCTTACCGCAACCCCGGTGGACCGGAGTCCCATCGTCAATGTCTCCGCCCCCACCTGGGCGCGCGACGATTACTGA
- a CDS encoding YciI family protein, whose product MFILISEYLKPVDEVDRFYAQHAAFLAKHYGSGRVLGSGRRNPPSGGIILAKGESRREIEEIFREDPFVMNDCARYSIFEFNPNPPPRRQPQLDDWLNAPVSGDEGGQSKGANDGDR is encoded by the coding sequence ATGTTCATTCTGATTAGCGAGTATCTGAAGCCGGTCGACGAGGTCGATCGGTTCTATGCACAGCACGCCGCATTTCTGGCGAAGCATTATGGTTCCGGCAGAGTCCTCGGATCCGGCCGGCGAAATCCGCCCAGCGGCGGCATCATTCTCGCCAAAGGCGAGTCGAGGCGCGAGATCGAGGAAATATTCCGCGAAGATCCGTTCGTCATGAACGACTGCGCACGTTATTCCATTTTCGAATTCAACCCAAACCCACCACCGCGCCGGCAGCCCCAGCTGGACGACTGGCTCAATGCCCCCGTCTCGGGCGACGAGGGCGGACAATCGAAAGGCGCTAACGATGGAGACCGATAA
- a CDS encoding nuclear transport factor 2 family protein, whose product METDNVQAKQLIHEVITNWVFWRDCCDWQQFRSAWHDDAWMTASWFQGPATEFIEASRRGVANGIRILHTLGGTTVDVHGPRAIAKTKVTIHQRAEIDGVEVDVTCKARHLDFFERRAGRWAIVRRESIYDQDRLDPLDPAAKPELDRALLDRFPESYRHLAYVQTKLGGDVRADLPCRTDARVQQLEQKGRDWLMDADAPPS is encoded by the coding sequence ATGGAGACCGATAACGTCCAGGCAAAACAGCTCATTCACGAAGTCATCACGAACTGGGTGTTCTGGCGAGACTGCTGCGATTGGCAGCAATTTCGCTCGGCCTGGCACGACGACGCTTGGATGACGGCGAGTTGGTTCCAGGGACCCGCGACCGAATTCATCGAGGCGAGCCGGCGCGGAGTCGCCAACGGAATACGAATCCTGCACACCCTCGGGGGTACCACCGTCGACGTGCACGGCCCGAGGGCAATCGCAAAGACCAAGGTCACCATTCATCAGCGCGCCGAAATCGACGGCGTCGAGGTGGACGTGACGTGCAAAGCGCGACATCTCGACTTCTTCGAGCGCCGAGCCGGGCGATGGGCGATCGTGCGGCGGGAGTCGATTTACGATCAGGACCGGCTCGACCCACTCGATCCCGCGGCGAAGCCCGAGCTCGACCGAGCACTGCTCGATCGGTTCCCCGAGTCGTATCGCCACCTTGCCTATGTTCAAACCAAACTCGGTGGCGACGTCCGGGCCGATCTGCCGTGCCGTACCGATGCGCGCGTGCAGCAACTGGAGCAAAAGGGGCGCGATTGGCTCATGGACGCGGATGCGCCACCCTCTTGA
- a CDS encoding glutathione S-transferase family protein, producing the protein MLKLYGFAPTRSIRVLWMLRELGLEFEYVNVDLRCGEARRPNFLEVNPAAKVPVLADGDFVLTESVAIVLYLAEKYPEKGLLPADLRERSEVLRWMLFTATELEQPLWRIVKHNTLYSPEKRIPAEIGNASDDFKDMAAVLEKHMANRQFVAGSKVTVADFVLAYTLDWANEAKLLETFPRLREYMSRMYARPAAPPRIVEAFASLPPPAN; encoded by the coding sequence ATGCTCAAACTTTATGGCTTTGCCCCCACCCGTTCGATCCGCGTTCTTTGGATGCTTCGCGAACTTGGACTGGAGTTCGAGTACGTCAACGTGGACCTCCGCTGTGGCGAGGCTCGGCGGCCCAATTTCTTGGAGGTCAACCCCGCGGCCAAGGTACCGGTACTGGCCGACGGCGACTTCGTCCTGACCGAGTCCGTGGCCATCGTGCTCTACCTTGCGGAGAAGTACCCCGAGAAAGGTTTGCTGCCCGCCGACTTGCGGGAGCGCTCGGAGGTGCTCCGTTGGATGCTTTTCACGGCCACGGAGCTCGAGCAACCGCTGTGGCGCATCGTGAAGCACAACACCCTGTACTCCCCCGAAAAACGTATCCCCGCGGAGATCGGGAACGCCAGCGACGATTTCAAGGACATGGCGGCCGTCCTCGAAAAGCACATGGCGAACCGGCAATTCGTCGCGGGATCCAAGGTCACCGTGGCGGACTTCGTCTTGGCCTACACCCTCGACTGGGCCAACGAGGCCAAGCTCCTCGAGACCTTCCCTCGCCTGCGCGAATACATGAGTCGCATGTATGCCCGTCCCGCGGCTCCGCCCCGCATCGTGGAGGCCTTCGCCAGCTTGCCACCTCCGGCGAACTGA
- a CDS encoding S41 family peptidase, producing MKAKVLLFGLLSSCVATPAPSATPAARAKAPVEDAERIVQAAASELEHSYVFADKGHEFAEYLRGRQREGKYAGEETLVLARHLTEDLRAKSHDGHLWIKYSEKTLPDEDAHSKAEMEKRDIEKYFGPRVNYGFNKVEHLPDNIGLLEMSVFAPLDVGAHAASAAMTLLATSDALVIDLRNNGGGDGEMVAFLAAYLFDKGPQTMSSTYWRAENKTMPGLTPAYVPGRRFGSTKPVYVLTSKRTFSAAENFTYDLQALKRVVVVGERSGGGAHPNEMKKLTPHFAMSVAIGRSLNPITNADWEGTGVTPDVPVPAEQALEKALELARAAKPR from the coding sequence ATGAAAGCCAAGGTTCTTCTTTTTGGTCTGTTGTCCTCGTGCGTGGCCACCCCCGCGCCCTCCGCCACACCGGCCGCGCGCGCCAAGGCTCCGGTGGAGGACGCCGAGCGCATCGTGCAGGCCGCGGCGTCGGAGCTGGAGCACAGTTACGTCTTTGCCGACAAAGGGCACGAGTTTGCGGAATATCTACGAGGGAGGCAGCGCGAGGGAAAGTACGCGGGCGAGGAGACGTTGGTGCTCGCGCGCCATTTGACGGAGGATTTGCGCGCCAAAAGCCACGATGGGCACCTCTGGATCAAGTACAGCGAAAAAACGCTGCCCGACGAGGACGCGCACTCCAAGGCGGAAATGGAAAAACGGGACATCGAGAAATATTTCGGCCCGCGCGTGAACTATGGATTCAACAAGGTGGAGCATCTGCCGGACAACATCGGCCTTTTGGAGATGAGCGTCTTTGCTCCGCTCGACGTGGGGGCTCACGCGGCCAGTGCCGCGATGACGCTTCTTGCCACGAGTGACGCCCTGGTCATCGATCTGCGCAACAACGGCGGCGGCGACGGAGAGATGGTCGCCTTTCTGGCGGCGTATCTATTCGACAAAGGCCCGCAGACGATGAGCAGCACGTATTGGCGTGCGGAAAACAAGACCATGCCGGGCCTCACGCCAGCCTACGTTCCCGGCCGCCGTTTCGGCTCGACCAAGCCCGTCTACGTGCTCACGTCGAAGCGCACCTTTTCGGCGGCGGAGAACTTCACCTACGACTTGCAAGCGCTCAAGCGCGTGGTGGTGGTGGGTGAACGCAGCGGAGGTGGCGCCCACCCCAACGAGATGAAAAAGCTGACACCGCACTTTGCGATGTCGGTGGCCATCGGCCGATCGCTCAATCCGATCACCAATGCCGATTGGGAGGGCACCGGCGTCACCCCCGACGTGCCGGTGCCCGCGGAACAGGCGTTGGAGAAAGCCCTGGAATTGGCCCGCGCCGCGAAACCGCGGTGA
- a CDS encoding helix-turn-helix domain-containing protein, protein MTEKKSADFVESLDKGFRVIRAFDASHASMTLTEVAERAGLTRAAARRFLHTLVDLEYASFDGKRFTLTARVLELGFAYLRSLRLPEIVTPFLRTVSDALEESSSASVLDGLDIVYVARVSTRRIMSVDLGVGARLPAVSTSMGRVLLAFLPVPERDALLARAELVALTRHTVTSKSKLRTILDEVRERGYCVVDQELEEGLRSIAVPLVDRHQRVHAAINVSAQANRVSLDVMKRKFLPVLKRAADDARTLLP, encoded by the coding sequence GTGACCGAGAAAAAAAGCGCTGATTTCGTCGAGTCTCTCGACAAGGGATTCCGGGTCATTCGAGCCTTCGATGCGTCCCACGCCTCCATGACGTTGACCGAGGTCGCCGAGCGCGCTGGCCTCACGCGCGCGGCGGCGCGACGTTTTTTGCACACCCTGGTCGACCTCGAGTACGCGAGCTTCGACGGCAAGCGCTTCACACTGACGGCACGCGTCCTCGAGCTGGGCTTCGCCTATCTACGGTCGCTGCGCCTCCCCGAGATCGTCACGCCGTTCTTGCGCACGGTGAGCGACGCGCTCGAGGAGTCGTCGAGCGCCTCCGTGCTCGATGGCTTGGACATCGTGTACGTGGCGCGCGTTTCCACCCGGCGCATCATGAGCGTCGACCTGGGCGTGGGCGCGCGCCTGCCGGCCGTCTCCACGTCCATGGGCCGCGTCTTGCTCGCCTTCCTGCCGGTGCCCGAGCGCGATGCGTTGCTCGCGCGCGCCGAGCTGGTGGCGCTCACCCGCCACACGGTCACCAGCAAATCGAAGCTTCGCACGATCTTGGACGAGGTGCGCGAGCGCGGTTACTGCGTGGTCGATCAAGAGCTGGAAGAGGGGCTTCGATCCATTGCGGTGCCGCTCGTCGACCGCCACCAACGCGTGCACGCGGCGATCAATGTGAGCGCGCAGGCAAACCGGGTCAGCCTCGACGTGATGAAGCGCAAGTTCCTACCGGTGCTGAAACGAGCCGCCGACGACGCCCGCACCCTGCTCCCGTGA
- a CDS encoding MFS transporter, with translation MTDTVRDAVRHGPMSRFQLVAVAICIGLNMLDGFDVLVMAFTSSSVAAEWALSGRQVGMLLSAGLFGMTAGSLFLAPWADRFGRRAIVLVCLTLCIVGMLLSAFAGGPVELAALRVVTGIGIGGMLASINVITAEYSSDRWRNTAVSLQATGYPIGATIGGSIAAVLITHYGWRSVFVFGALASAAMVPIVLGRLPESLDFLLDKRPPRALEKVNALLRRMIRPEVRELPAPAPSPVRAALPMRRLFGEGMTRPSVLIALSFFLQMLSFYFVLSWTPKLLVHAGLSKQQGITGGVLLNLGGIVGGTIFGYLAARFGVQRLTAIAMVTASVCAVVFGMVARDLSMAFPVALLIGAFIFAAMVGLYSLTPSLYPPSIRTTGVGWAIGIGRLGAILAPSTAGFLVEGGWQNSALYALYALPLLAAAAMVMAIRTSTGFKGESAASREQGAGVVGGSFQHR, from the coding sequence ATGACCGACACCGTACGAGACGCCGTGCGCCATGGTCCGATGAGCCGTTTTCAGCTGGTGGCGGTGGCGATTTGCATCGGCCTCAACATGCTCGATGGATTCGACGTGTTGGTCATGGCCTTCACCTCCTCGTCGGTCGCCGCGGAATGGGCGCTGTCCGGCAGGCAGGTGGGGATGCTGCTCAGCGCAGGGCTTTTCGGCATGACCGCAGGTTCCCTCTTTCTCGCACCGTGGGCCGATCGATTCGGGCGGCGCGCCATCGTTCTCGTCTGTCTTACGCTTTGCATCGTCGGCATGCTGCTCTCGGCGTTTGCCGGCGGACCGGTCGAGCTTGCGGCATTGCGCGTGGTCACCGGCATTGGCATTGGCGGCATGCTCGCGAGCATCAATGTCATCACGGCCGAGTACTCGTCGGATCGATGGCGCAACACGGCGGTGAGCCTACAGGCGACAGGCTACCCCATCGGGGCGACCATTGGCGGAAGCATCGCCGCGGTGCTGATCACGCACTACGGGTGGCGCTCCGTGTTCGTCTTTGGCGCGCTGGCGTCGGCGGCCATGGTGCCCATCGTCCTCGGGCGATTGCCCGAGTCGCTCGATTTCCTGCTCGACAAGCGCCCGCCTCGCGCGCTCGAAAAGGTCAACGCGCTCTTGCGGCGCATGATCCGCCCCGAGGTGCGCGAGCTTCCCGCGCCCGCGCCTTCCCCCGTACGAGCCGCCCTGCCCATGCGGCGCCTCTTTGGCGAGGGGATGACGCGCCCGAGCGTGCTCATTGCGCTCTCGTTCTTCTTGCAGATGCTCTCCTTCTATTTCGTCCTCAGTTGGACACCGAAGTTGCTTGTGCACGCGGGCCTGTCGAAGCAGCAAGGCATCACCGGCGGCGTGCTGCTCAACCTCGGCGGCATCGTCGGCGGGACCATCTTCGGCTACCTCGCCGCGCGCTTCGGCGTGCAGCGGTTGACGGCCATCGCCATGGTGACCGCGTCGGTGTGCGCCGTGGTCTTCGGCATGGTCGCGCGCGATCTCTCGATGGCGTTTCCCGTGGCGCTCTTGATTGGCGCCTTCATTTTCGCGGCCATGGTGGGCCTCTATTCGCTCACTCCGTCGCTCTACCCGCCGTCGATCCGCACCACGGGCGTGGGCTGGGCCATCGGCATCGGGCGTCTCGGCGCCATCCTCGCGCCGTCCACCGCGGGGTTTCTCGTGGAAGGCGGCTGGCAGAACTCGGCGCTGTATGCGCTTTATGCCCTGCCCCTGCTCGCGGCGGCCGCGATGGTGATGGCCATTCGCACCTCCACGGGCTTCAAGGGGGAGAGCGCGGCCTCACGGGAGCAGGGTGCGGGCGTCGTCGGCGGCTCGTTTCAGCACCGGTAG
- a CDS encoding benzaldehyde dehydrogenase — MRSAELLADLLDESVWRGKVFSSGWRELESAADAVEPATSRVLSRIGIAGPNDIARAATAARQAQRAWAARSYEERAAIFRKAARLVEEHAAEIVPWIVRESGSTQPKAEFELGIALKSILEAAAMPSQPQGVVLASPADVTSLARRRPIGVVGVISPFNFPFILALRAVAPALAVGNAVVLKPDPRTAICGGFVIARLFEAAGLPPDVLHVLPGGADAGAALCSHPDVGMIQFTGSTSAGRKVGELAGRHLKKVSLELGGKNSLVVLDDADLDLAVSNAAFGAYLHQGQICMATGRVLVQRKLEKEFVARLAQKAKHLPVGDPAAGNVVLGPLINQAQLDHVASIVRDTVAAGATLEAGGTFEKLFYRATVLSGVRPGMRAFDEEIFGPVAPVTAFDDDEEAIALANQTDYGLSAGILSGSVGRAMALGRKLRIGLLHINNQTVDDEIVNPFGGVGISGNGTSVSGPANWEEFTQWQWMTVREQPPARPF; from the coding sequence ATGAGAAGCGCTGAATTGCTTGCCGACCTACTCGACGAATCCGTGTGGCGCGGGAAGGTGTTTTCGTCGGGGTGGCGCGAGCTGGAAAGCGCAGCCGATGCCGTCGAGCCAGCGACCTCGCGTGTGCTCAGCCGGATCGGGATCGCGGGCCCGAACGACATCGCGCGCGCCGCAACGGCGGCCCGGCAGGCGCAACGCGCGTGGGCCGCTCGATCCTACGAGGAGCGCGCGGCCATCTTTCGCAAGGCCGCGCGGCTGGTCGAAGAACACGCCGCCGAGATTGTGCCGTGGATCGTGCGCGAAAGCGGCTCCACGCAGCCGAAGGCGGAGTTCGAGCTGGGCATTGCGCTCAAGAGTATCCTCGAGGCCGCGGCCATGCCATCGCAGCCTCAGGGCGTGGTGCTCGCAAGCCCCGCGGACGTGACGAGCCTCGCGCGGCGCCGTCCCATTGGGGTGGTGGGCGTCATCTCGCCCTTCAATTTTCCCTTCATCCTCGCGCTGCGGGCGGTGGCACCGGCGCTCGCCGTGGGCAATGCGGTCGTGCTCAAGCCCGATCCGCGCACGGCCATCTGCGGGGGCTTCGTCATTGCGCGGCTCTTCGAGGCGGCGGGCCTGCCGCCCGACGTGCTTCACGTGCTCCCCGGCGGTGCCGATGCCGGTGCGGCGCTATGCAGCCATCCGGATGTCGGCATGATTCAATTCACCGGCTCGACGTCGGCCGGGCGCAAGGTCGGCGAGCTTGCGGGCCGGCACTTGAAGAAGGTGTCGCTCGAGCTGGGCGGAAAGAACTCGCTGGTGGTGCTCGACGATGCCGATCTCGATCTCGCCGTGTCCAATGCGGCGTTCGGCGCGTACCTGCATCAAGGGCAGATCTGCATGGCCACGGGCCGCGTGCTGGTGCAACGCAAGCTCGAAAAGGAGTTCGTCGCGCGCCTCGCCCAAAAAGCCAAACACCTTCCGGTGGGCGATCCGGCGGCAGGCAACGTGGTTCTCGGTCCGCTCATCAACCAGGCGCAGCTCGATCACGTCGCCAGCATCGTGCGCGACACGGTGGCGGCAGGTGCAACGTTGGAGGCCGGCGGCACCTTCGAGAAGCTCTTTTATCGAGCCACGGTGCTGAGCGGCGTTCGTCCCGGCATGCGCGCCTTCGACGAGGAAATCTTCGGCCCCGTGGCACCGGTGACCGCGTTCGACGACGATGAAGAAGCCATCGCCCTGGCCAACCAAACCGACTACGGGCTCTCGGCGGGCATTCTCTCCGGATCGGTGGGGCGCGCCATGGCGCTGGGGCGCAAATTGCGCATCGGTCTGCTTCATATCAACAATCAGACCGTGGACGACGAGATCGTCAATCCATTCGGCGGCGTGGGCATTTCGGGCAATGGAACGAGCGTAAGCGGCCCAGCCAATTGGGAAGAATTCACGCAATGGCAGTGGATGACCGTTCGCGAGCAGCCCCCAGCGCGTCCGTTTTAG